The following proteins come from a genomic window of Gynuella sunshinyii YC6258:
- a CDS encoding LysM peptidoglycan-binding domain-containing protein, with protein MFLEDPWLWPEIWYINPQIENPHLIYPGDEIGFITVGGERKLTIGRRGGAASSVVVESDNMQNGVVKLRPSVRVEPIESAIPAIPREFIDSFLSSNRIFDREELVAAPYILGGFEGRIVLGAGDIIYGRGDFGEVPAPSYQIYRPNPTPYVDPETSEILGYEGQSMGNATFERSNDNDISTLQIQRSNENVRIGDRLMVASNDLLESTFYPSAPKEYVSGSILAVLRGVRGIGQYDIVVLNLGDREGVKPGNILHVWHQGGVVKDPITNKPTKLPTENAGMLMIFRTFEKLSYGIILEATRPLSIGDETKTPGY; from the coding sequence ATGTTTTTAGAAGATCCTTGGTTGTGGCCCGAAATCTGGTATATCAATCCCCAAATTGAAAATCCTCACCTGATTTATCCGGGTGACGAGATCGGTTTTATTACAGTCGGTGGAGAGCGCAAGCTGACCATCGGACGACGCGGTGGAGCTGCTTCATCTGTTGTAGTGGAATCCGATAACATGCAGAACGGAGTCGTTAAATTAAGACCTTCCGTCCGCGTAGAACCTATCGAGAGCGCCATTCCCGCGATTCCAAGAGAGTTCATCGACAGTTTCCTTTCAAGCAACCGCATCTTTGATCGTGAAGAGCTGGTAGCCGCCCCCTATATTCTGGGAGGTTTTGAAGGCCGCATAGTGCTGGGTGCCGGTGATATCATTTACGGTAGAGGTGATTTTGGTGAAGTCCCTGCTCCAAGTTACCAGATTTACCGTCCTAACCCGACCCCCTATGTAGATCCCGAAACCTCGGAAATTCTGGGCTATGAAGGTCAGAGCATGGGCAATGCCACATTTGAACGCAGTAATGACAACGACATTTCCACGTTGCAGATCCAGCGTTCCAATGAGAATGTCCGTATTGGCGACCGCCTGATGGTGGCCAGCAATGACTTGCTTGAAAGTACATTTTATCCAAGCGCTCCCAAAGAATATGTCAGTGGTTCGATTCTGGCAGTTCTTCGAGGCGTCAGAGGTATTGGTCAGTACGATATCGTGGTCTTGAATCTTGGTGATCGGGAAGGTGTGAAACCTGGCAACATCCTGCATGTCTGGCATCAGGGTGGCGTGGTCAAGGATCCGATTACCAACAAACCAACTAAACTGCCGACGGAAAATGCCGGCATGTTGATGATATTCCGGACTTTTGAGAAGTTGTCCTATGGCATCATACTCGAGGCCACCAGACCTCTGAGTATCGGTGACGAAACCAAAACTCCTGGATATTAA
- the fmt gene encoding methionyl-tRNA formyltransferase: protein MRIIFAGTPDFAAEHLRAVLATEHEVVAVYTQPDRPSGRGRKLVAGPVKQLAMEHDIPVFQPTSLKPESEHQQLVGLNADLMVVVAYGLILPKAVLNIPKHGCINVHASLLPRWRGAAPIQRAIIAGDSRTGVTIMQMDVGLDTGDMLLKAECAIDPADTAESLHDKLISIGQPCLQQALNDIESGHINPVHQDNSLACYADKLSKDEGKIDWQLPAAQLDRLIRGFNPWPVAHAKLDDQVIRIWQAGYENGDSDHAPGHITDISKDSIKVQCGQGQLVLDIVQLPGSKAMPVTQILNSKREWFEQHRTFQL, encoded by the coding sequence TTGCGTATTATTTTTGCGGGTACTCCGGACTTTGCAGCAGAACACCTGCGAGCCGTCTTAGCCACTGAACATGAGGTGGTTGCCGTTTACACACAACCGGACCGACCTTCCGGACGGGGCAGGAAGCTGGTTGCCGGTCCGGTAAAACAACTGGCAATGGAACATGATATCCCAGTATTTCAGCCGACTTCCCTGAAACCGGAATCCGAGCATCAGCAGTTAGTTGGATTAAATGCTGACCTGATGGTGGTTGTGGCATATGGACTGATATTGCCAAAAGCAGTACTCAATATTCCCAAACATGGCTGCATAAATGTGCATGCATCACTTTTACCCCGCTGGCGCGGCGCGGCGCCGATCCAGCGCGCAATTATCGCCGGAGACAGCAGAACCGGAGTTACGATCATGCAAATGGACGTTGGACTTGATACTGGAGACATGCTTTTAAAAGCAGAATGCGCAATTGATCCCGCCGATACGGCAGAGTCTCTTCACGATAAATTAATATCTATTGGTCAGCCTTGTTTACAGCAGGCTTTGAACGATATCGAAAGTGGTCATATCAATCCTGTTCATCAGGACAATAGCCTGGCGTGTTACGCCGATAAGTTAAGCAAGGACGAAGGAAAAATTGATTGGCAGTTGCCTGCTGCCCAGCTGGATCGATTGATCAGAGGGTTTAATCCATGGCCGGTGGCACATGCGAAACTGGACGATCAGGTGATTCGCATCTGGCAGGCTGGTTATGAAAATGGTGACTCGGATCATGCTCCCGGTCATATCACTGATATAAGTAAAGACAGTATCAAAGTGCAATGCGGTCAAGGGCAACTGGTACTGGATATCGTTCAGTTACCCGGCTCAAAAGCCATGCCGGTCACACAGATTCTCAACAGCAAACGTGAGTGGTTCGAGCAACATCGGACATTCCAGTTATGA
- the def gene encoding peptide deformylase has translation MAKLEILEFPDPRLRTVAKPVTEVTDKHRQLIEDMFETMYDAPGIGLAATQIDFHERIIVVDVSEDQDQPYALINPEYECIGEPIDYQEGCLSVPGYYEKVTRNDHIRVKALDKNGEPLEFEAHDLLAICIQHECDHLAGKLFVDYLTNLKRSRIKSKLEKKHREEAKAKAAG, from the coding sequence ATGGCTAAATTAGAAATTTTAGAATTCCCCGATCCACGATTGCGAACGGTCGCCAAACCGGTAACCGAGGTAACTGATAAGCATCGGCAACTGATCGAAGATATGTTTGAAACCATGTATGACGCTCCAGGCATAGGACTGGCGGCCACACAGATTGATTTTCACGAGCGGATTATAGTGGTCGATGTTTCGGAAGATCAGGATCAGCCCTATGCGTTGATAAATCCCGAGTATGAATGTATCGGTGAACCGATTGACTATCAGGAAGGTTGTTTGTCTGTACCTGGGTATTATGAAAAAGTCACCCGCAATGACCATATCAGAGTCAAGGCACTGGATAAAAACGGTGAACCCTTAGAATTTGAAGCTCATGATCTATTGGCTATTTGTATACAACACGAATGTGATCATCTGGCTGGGAAGTTGTTCGTTGACTACCTGACCAATCTCAAGCGTAGCCGGATCAAATCCAAGCTGGAGAAAAAACATCGTGAAGAGGCCAAAGCGAAAGCTGCGGGCTGA